One part of the Sphingobium yanoikuyae genome encodes these proteins:
- a CDS encoding HWE histidine kinase domain-containing protein, whose protein sequence is MTDVTSPEAQGFAVDINNCDREPIHVLGTVQPFGFLVALTADWLVSRVSTNSADHIGLAPDQMLGQPISALFTADAIHTLRNRITLLRGPDSVERVFSLPLVEGGAPFDVAVHFSGQLVVIEAEPAVPDEMEASSMVRSMVARLAQADSMTAFLRDGARQVRALTGFDRVMVYRFADNGDGEVVAEALRPGIDSFFGLHYPASDIPAQARALYMRNIFRVIADINAPPVPVIPALDPAGAALDMSLCVTRAVSPIHIEYLRNMGVGASLSISIIVDGKLWGLFACHHYAPRLPSFAQRSAAELFGQIFSMMLEGRERAETASYEGKARQVADRLLSAVAQDHDLMSNARWLGDIIFDTIPADGVGIYIDGQMTLSGLTPDEPSFAAIVSMLNRTAASQVYTTDSIARIMPEALAHADRAAGLLAIPISRRPRDYVVLFRAEQLRSVRWAGKQDKHIEYGPNGPRLTPRKSFEEWSELVKGTAVAFMPAELRVAEALRTALLEVILRLSDSADEERQRAHEKQELLIAELNHRVRNILALIRGLISQTRDSAMSVDQFIGTLESRVHALARAHDQITADRWAPARLYDLIEVEAGAYLGDRRDRVKLTGPNVLLTPAAFTVLALVIHELLTNAAKYGALSDNGSVAIDWHVDAEGSLLLHWLESGGPAVVAPSRRGFGSTVIERSIPYDLDGRAEVNYRLAGLEARFCIPSAHVASILPDVAGTDRAKPAPAPSPHLLKGRQILLVEDNMIIAMDGEDALRDLGAQVVTAASIGRAHEAITLHPVDLAVLDFNLGNETSLPIADMLAERGVPFLFATGYGDGVDLPDRFSDVILLKKPYSGATLAQAIAPMLARG, encoded by the coding sequence GTGACTGATGTGACCAGCCCGGAAGCCCAGGGCTTCGCCGTCGACATCAATAATTGCGATCGCGAGCCGATTCATGTGCTTGGCACGGTCCAGCCCTTCGGCTTTCTCGTTGCCCTGACCGCCGACTGGCTGGTGTCGCGCGTCTCGACCAACAGTGCCGACCATATCGGCCTGGCGCCGGACCAGATGCTGGGCCAGCCGATCAGCGCGCTCTTCACCGCCGATGCGATCCACACGCTGCGCAACCGCATCACCCTGCTGCGTGGCCCCGATTCGGTGGAGCGGGTCTTCTCGCTGCCGCTGGTGGAGGGCGGTGCGCCGTTCGACGTTGCTGTCCATTTCTCCGGCCAACTGGTGGTGATCGAGGCGGAGCCTGCCGTGCCCGACGAGATGGAGGCCAGTTCCATGGTCCGCTCGATGGTTGCACGGCTGGCGCAGGCGGACAGCATGACCGCCTTCCTGCGCGATGGCGCGCGCCAGGTCCGGGCGCTCACCGGCTTCGACCGGGTGATGGTTTATCGCTTTGCCGACAATGGCGATGGCGAGGTGGTGGCGGAGGCGCTGCGTCCCGGAATCGACAGTTTCTTCGGCCTGCATTATCCGGCCTCCGACATCCCGGCGCAGGCGCGCGCGCTCTACATGCGCAACATCTTCCGGGTGATCGCCGACATCAACGCGCCGCCGGTGCCGGTCATCCCGGCGCTCGATCCCGCCGGCGCCGCGCTCGACATGTCGCTCTGCGTCACCCGCGCGGTGTCGCCGATCCATATCGAATATCTGCGCAACATGGGGGTGGGGGCCTCGCTCTCCATCTCAATCATCGTCGATGGCAAGCTGTGGGGCCTGTTCGCCTGCCATCATTATGCGCCGCGCCTGCCCAGCTTCGCGCAGCGCAGTGCCGCCGAACTGTTCGGCCAGATCTTCTCGATGATGCTGGAAGGGCGCGAGCGGGCGGAAACCGCCAGCTATGAGGGCAAGGCCCGCCAGGTCGCCGACCGGCTGCTCTCCGCCGTCGCGCAGGATCATGACTTGATGTCCAATGCCCGCTGGCTGGGCGACATCATCTTCGACACGATCCCCGCCGATGGCGTGGGTATCTATATCGACGGGCAGATGACCCTGTCGGGCCTGACACCGGACGAGCCGTCCTTCGCCGCGATCGTGTCGATGCTCAACCGCACCGCCGCCAGCCAGGTCTATACCACCGACAGTATCGCCCGCATCATGCCGGAAGCGCTGGCCCATGCCGATCGCGCCGCCGGCCTGCTCGCCATTCCGATCTCGCGCCGGCCGCGCGACTATGTCGTGCTGTTCCGCGCCGAACAGCTGCGCTCGGTCCGTTGGGCCGGCAAGCAGGACAAGCATATCGAATATGGCCCCAACGGCCCGCGCCTGACCCCGCGCAAGAGCTTCGAGGAATGGTCGGAACTGGTGAAGGGCACGGCCGTCGCCTTCATGCCGGCCGAACTGCGTGTCGCCGAAGCGCTGCGCACGGCGCTGCTGGAAGTGATCCTGCGCCTGTCCGATTCCGCTGACGAGGAACGGCAGCGCGCGCATGAGAAGCAGGAATTGCTGATCGCGGAACTCAACCACCGCGTCCGCAATATTCTCGCGCTGATCCGTGGCCTGATTTCCCAGACCCGCGACAGCGCCATGTCGGTCGACCAGTTCATTGGCACGCTGGAAAGCCGCGTCCATGCGCTGGCCCGCGCCCATGACCAGATCACCGCTGATCGCTGGGCGCCCGCGCGTCTTTATGACCTGATCGAGGTGGAGGCCGGCGCCTATCTCGGCGACCGGCGTGACCGGGTGAAGCTGACCGGCCCCAATGTGCTGCTGACCCCCGCCGCCTTCACCGTGCTGGCGCTTGTCATCCACGAACTGCTGACCAATGCGGCCAAATATGGCGCGCTGTCCGACAATGGATCGGTCGCGATCGACTGGCATGTCGACGCCGAGGGCAGCCTGCTGCTCCACTGGTTGGAAAGCGGCGGTCCGGCGGTCGTCGCGCCCTCGCGCCGGGGCTTCGGCTCGACCGTGATCGAGCGTTCCATTCCCTATGATCTGGATGGCCGGGCGGAGGTCAATTATCGGCTGGCGGGGCTGGAGGCGCGCTTCTGCATTCCGTCCGCCCATGTTGCCTCGATCCTGCCCGACGTGGCCGGCACCGATCGCGCCAAGCCGGCGCCCGCTCCCTCACCGCATCTGCTCAAGGGGCGGCAGATTTTGCTGGTCGAGGATAATATGATCATCGCCATGGATGGCGAGGATGCGCTGCGCGACCTCGGCGCGCAGGTGGTGACTGCCGCCAGCATCGGCCGCGCGCATGAGGCGATCACGCTCCATCCGGTCGACCTCGCCGTGCTCGACTTCAATCTGGGCAATGAAACCAGCCTGCCGATCGCCGACATGCTGGCGGAACGCGGCGTGCCCTTCCTGTTCGCCACCGGCTATGGCGACGGGGTCGACCTGCCGGATCGTTTCAGCGACGTCATCCTGCTCAAGAAACCCTATTCGGGCGCGACCCTGGCCCAGGCGATCGCCCCGATGCTGGCCAGGGGCTGA
- a CDS encoding DODA-type extradiol aromatic ring-opening family dioxygenase: protein MKQPALFIPHGGGPCFFMDPADPQHPHSDAMWQPMQDYLAGLIADLPERPRAILLVSGHWETPGFTVHDGTRPPLLFDYFGFPPHTYQLRWDAPGAPALADRAAELLEQAGFPTARESERGWDHGVFIPMKVALPNADIPVAQLSLRRDLDPAAHIAAGRALAPLRDEGVLIVGSGMSFHNLRVRGAMATAPSREWDDALRDAVTDPDPARRAARIAAWNHLPHARFAHPREEHLLPLMVALGAGGEDAAICAHRSTVLGWTVSGYRFG, encoded by the coding sequence ATGAAACAGCCTGCCTTGTTCATCCCCCATGGCGGTGGTCCCTGCTTCTTCATGGACCCCGCCGATCCCCAGCACCCGCACAGTGACGCCATGTGGCAGCCGATGCAGGATTATCTTGCCGGCCTGATCGCCGACCTGCCGGAACGGCCGCGCGCGATCCTGCTGGTGTCCGGCCATTGGGAAACGCCGGGCTTCACCGTCCATGACGGCACCCGTCCGCCCTTGCTGTTCGACTATTTCGGCTTTCCGCCGCACACCTATCAGCTCCGCTGGGACGCGCCGGGCGCACCCGCGCTTGCCGATCGTGCGGCCGAACTGCTGGAACAGGCGGGCTTTCCCACAGCGCGCGAATCCGAACGGGGCTGGGACCATGGCGTCTTCATCCCGATGAAGGTCGCGCTGCCCAATGCCGACATTCCGGTCGCGCAATTGTCCTTGCGCCGCGATCTCGATCCGGCCGCCCATATCGCCGCCGGCCGCGCGCTGGCGCCGCTGCGCGATGAAGGCGTGCTGATCGTCGGATCGGGCATGAGCTTCCATAATCTACGCGTGCGCGGCGCGATGGCGACGGCGCCCTCGCGCGAATGGGACGATGCGCTGCGCGATGCCGTGACCGATCCCGATCCGGCTCGCCGGGCGGCGCGCATCGCCGCCTGGAATCATCTGCCCCATGCCCGCTTCGCCCATCCGCGCGAGGAACATCTGCTGCCGCTGATGGTGGCGCTGGGGGCCGGCGGCGAGGATGCCGCCATCTGCGCCCATCGCAGCACGGTGCTGGGCTGGACGGTTTCCGGCTATCGTTTCGGTTAA
- a CDS encoding (2Fe-2S)-binding protein codes for MTRFTVNDRPVQYRMDPETPLLWALRDASNLTGTKYGCGTGDCGACTVDIDGEAVRSCQVTIGKTEGRFVTTIEALSPDRGHPLQQAFAAENVSQCGYCMSGIIMAASVLLRRTNDPTDAEIDAAITNICRCGVYPRLRGAIKRAGRIMRDEDQAGDGPIQAAPPPGITPDEAVRAVPALRKP; via the coding sequence ATGACGCGCTTCACCGTCAACGACCGACCGGTGCAATATCGGATGGATCCCGAGACGCCCCTGCTGTGGGCGCTGCGCGACGCGTCGAACCTGACGGGGACCAAATATGGCTGCGGCACCGGCGATTGCGGCGCCTGTACCGTGGATATCGACGGCGAGGCCGTGCGGTCCTGCCAGGTGACGATCGGCAAGACCGAGGGCCGGTTCGTGACGACGATCGAGGCGCTGTCGCCCGATCGCGGCCATCCGCTGCAACAGGCGTTCGCGGCCGAAAATGTCTCCCAATGCGGTTATTGCATGTCCGGCATCATCATGGCGGCGTCGGTATTGCTGCGGCGGACCAACGACCCGACCGATGCGGAGATCGATGCGGCGATCACCAATATCTGTCGCTGCGGCGTCTATCCCCGGCTGCGCGGCGCGATCAAGCGTGCCGGCCGGATCATGCGCGACGAGGATCAGGCCGGCGACGGTCCGATCCAGGCCGCACCGCCGCCCGGCATCACGCCGGACGAAGCGGTGCGGGCCGTGCCGGCGCTGCGCAAACCCTAG
- a CDS encoding DUF2721 domain-containing protein → MIPLPQVSQVAQTIQLALAPVFLLAGIGAFLNVCVSRLARIIDRARAVEEWVLSTRGKEHDRMVSEIRVLDRRMSVVNGAIFLSVASACAVCLVVILLFAGNLFNAHLGTPVAILFSLAMVLQAAAFGTFIQEIRLASRTIHIRNEVLYHKVEEEEAA, encoded by the coding sequence ATGATCCCCCTTCCGCAGGTCAGCCAGGTCGCCCAGACGATCCAGCTGGCGCTTGCCCCCGTCTTCCTGCTCGCCGGTATCGGCGCGTTCCTGAACGTCTGCGTCAGCCGACTGGCCCGCATCATCGATCGCGCCCGCGCGGTCGAGGAATGGGTGCTGAGCACGCGCGGCAAGGAGCATGACCGGATGGTGAGCGAGATCCGCGTGCTCGACCGGCGCATGAGCGTGGTCAATGGCGCGATCTTCCTGTCGGTGGCGTCGGCCTGCGCGGTCTGTCTGGTCGTCATCCTGCTGTTCGCGGGCAATTTGTTCAACGCCCATCTGGGTACGCCGGTGGCGATCCTGTTCAGCCTGGCGATGGTGCTGCAGGCGGCCGCGTTCGGCACCTTCATCCAGGAAATCCGCCTGGCGTCACGCACCATCCATATCCGCAACGAGGTACTCTACCACAAGGTGGAGGAGGAAGAGGCGGCATGA
- a CDS encoding LL-diaminopimelate aminotransferase, which produces MSEEFYRMKRLPPYVIAEVNAMRAAARAAGEDIIDLGMGNPDLPPPDHVIAKLVEVASKPDAHGYSQSKGIPGLRKAQANYYGRRFGVDVDPETEVVVTMGSKEGLASLATAITAPGDVVLAPNPSYPIHMFGFIIAGATIRSVPTTPDENYFRALDRAMAFTVPRPSILVVNYPSNPTAETVDLAFYERLVAWAKENKVWVLSDLAYSELYYDGNPTPSILQVPGAKDVAIEFTSLSKTYSMAGWRIGFAVGNKQLIAAMSRVKSYLDYGAFTPIQAAACAALNGPQDIVAKNRELYHKRRDVMVESFSRAGWDIPAPRASMFAWAPLPPALKDMGSLEFSKQLLTHAKVAVAPGVGYGEDGEGYVRIAMVENEQRLRQAARNIKQYLKSMGVNTPSSKGAA; this is translated from the coding sequence ATGTCCGAAGAATTCTACCGCATGAAGCGCCTGCCGCCCTATGTCATCGCCGAAGTGAACGCGATGCGAGCCGCAGCCCGCGCCGCGGGAGAGGATATTATCGACCTGGGCATGGGCAATCCCGACCTGCCGCCGCCCGATCATGTCATCGCCAAGCTGGTCGAAGTCGCCAGCAAGCCGGACGCCCATGGCTATTCCCAGTCCAAGGGGATTCCGGGCCTGCGCAAGGCGCAGGCCAATTATTATGGCCGCCGTTTCGGCGTCGATGTCGACCCGGAAACCGAAGTCGTCGTGACCATGGGGTCGAAGGAGGGGCTTGCCAGCCTCGCCACCGCGATCACCGCGCCGGGCGACGTGGTGCTGGCGCCCAACCCCAGCTACCCGATCCACATGTTCGGCTTCATCATCGCAGGGGCCACCATCCGGTCGGTGCCGACGACGCCGGACGAGAATTATTTCCGCGCGCTCGACCGCGCCATGGCCTTCACCGTGCCGCGCCCGTCGATCCTGGTGGTCAATTATCCGTCCAACCCGACGGCCGAGACGGTGGACTTGGCCTTTTACGAGCGTCTGGTCGCCTGGGCGAAGGAGAACAAGGTCTGGGTGCTGAGCGACCTCGCTTATTCCGAGCTTTATTATGACGGCAATCCGACGCCCTCCATCCTGCAGGTGCCGGGCGCCAAGGATGTCGCGATCGAGTTCACGTCCCTGTCCAAGACCTATTCGATGGCCGGATGGCGCATCGGCTTTGCGGTCGGCAACAAGCAGCTGATCGCGGCGATGAGCCGGGTGAAATCCTATCTCGACTATGGCGCCTTCACGCCGATCCAGGCGGCCGCCTGCGCCGCGCTCAACGGCCCGCAGGACATCGTCGCCAAGAATCGCGAACTCTATCACAAGCGCCGCGACGTGATGGTCGAGAGCTTTTCCCGCGCCGGATGGGACATTCCCGCGCCGCGCGCGTCGATGTTCGCCTGGGCGCCGCTGCCGCCCGCGCTCAAGGACATGGGGAGCCTGGAATTTTCCAAGCAGCTGCTGACCCATGCCAAGGTCGCGGTCGCGCCGGGCGTGGGCTATGGCGAGGATGGCGAAGGCTATGTCCGCATCGCCATGGTCGAGAATGAGCAACGGCTCCGCCAGGCGGCGCGCAACATCAAGCAGTATCTCAAGTCGATGGGCGTCAACACGCCCTCGTCCAAGGGCGCGGCCTGA
- a CDS encoding PHA/PHB synthase family protein: METQDVLEPHLPTLAEMQKWTQVLGRAQQLMLEQAAGATGRVLPFDPETVARIQTSFADEGLALWQRFLDSGGLLRDQPDPPPADSPAARKDRRFADPAWTTHPFYDLIRQSYLLISDYLMNLADAVDGVDPKAKAKLRFATTGMLDAMAPSNFPLMNPTVVEKTIQSGGENLVKGLQHMLADMEKGQLTHTDGTQFELGRNIAATPGKVVHETPLYQLIHYAPSTAKVLATPLIIFPPWINRFYILDLSPEKSFVKWAVDQGISVFLVSWKSADASMKDMVWDDYILNGQVDAIDTVRDLLNVPSLHTIGYCVAGTTLAATLALLAARGEADKVASATFFTAQVDFSAAGDLTLFVDDEQMKLVDRLSSSGFLDGRYMAATFNLLRGRDLIWNYVVNNYLLGMDYPPFDLLYWNGDTTNLPARWHRDYLTQLYRDNMLVVPGAISVAGTPIDLTQIHTPAYVQAGKEDHIAPLESVWKLTEHLAGPVRFLLAGSGHIAGVINPPVAQKYQYWTADAPQPTLDDFVAAARETKGSWWPDWAEWLRGIDSREVAVRGARKPGGGKLRAIEDAPGRYVKAR, translated from the coding sequence ATGGAAACGCAGGATGTCCTGGAGCCCCATCTCCCGACCCTGGCGGAGATGCAGAAATGGACCCAGGTGCTGGGCCGCGCGCAGCAATTGATGCTGGAGCAGGCGGCGGGCGCGACCGGCCGGGTGCTGCCCTTCGATCCCGAAACCGTCGCCCGCATCCAGACCAGCTTTGCCGATGAAGGGCTGGCGCTGTGGCAGCGCTTCCTCGATTCCGGCGGCCTGCTGCGCGACCAGCCCGATCCGCCGCCGGCCGACAGCCCGGCCGCGCGCAAGGACCGGCGCTTTGCCGATCCCGCCTGGACGACCCATCCCTTCTACGACCTGATCCGGCAAAGCTATCTGCTGATCTCCGACTATCTGATGAACCTGGCCGATGCGGTCGACGGCGTCGATCCCAAGGCGAAGGCCAAGCTGCGCTTTGCCACCACCGGCATGCTCGATGCGATGGCGCCGTCCAACTTTCCGCTGATGAATCCGACGGTCGTGGAAAAAACGATCCAGAGCGGCGGCGAGAATCTGGTGAAGGGCCTCCAGCATATGCTGGCCGATATGGAGAAGGGCCAGCTCACCCATACCGATGGCACTCAGTTCGAACTGGGGCGCAACATCGCCGCGACGCCGGGCAAGGTGGTTCACGAAACCCCGCTCTACCAGCTCATCCATTATGCGCCCTCGACGGCCAAGGTGCTGGCGACGCCGCTCATCATCTTCCCGCCCTGGATCAACCGCTTCTACATTCTCGATCTCTCGCCCGAAAAAAGCTTCGTCAAATGGGCGGTGGACCAGGGGATCAGCGTCTTCCTCGTCTCGTGGAAATCGGCCGACGCCTCGATGAAGGACATGGTCTGGGACGATTATATCCTGAACGGCCAGGTCGACGCGATCGATACGGTGCGCGACCTGTTGAACGTGCCCAGCCTCCACACCATCGGCTATTGCGTGGCCGGCACGACGCTGGCCGCCACGCTGGCGCTGCTGGCGGCGCGGGGCGAAGCCGACAAGGTGGCGAGCGCGACCTTCTTCACGGCGCAAGTGGATTTCAGCGCGGCCGGCGACCTCACTTTGTTCGTCGATGACGAGCAGATGAAGCTGGTCGACCGTCTCTCCTCCAGCGGCTTCCTCGACGGGCGCTACATGGCGGCGACCTTCAACCTGCTGCGCGGGCGCGACCTCATCTGGAACTATGTGGTCAACAACTACCTGCTCGGCATGGACTATCCGCCCTTCGACCTGCTCTACTGGAATGGCGACACCACCAACCTGCCGGCGCGCTGGCATCGCGACTATCTGACTCAGCTCTATCGCGACAATATGCTGGTGGTGCCCGGCGCGATCAGCGTCGCGGGCACGCCGATCGACCTGACGCAGATCCACACCCCCGCCTATGTCCAGGCCGGCAAGGAGGATCATATCGCCCCGCTCGAAAGCGTGTGGAAACTGACCGAGCATCTCGCCGGGCCGGTGCGCTTCCTGCTGGCAGGCTCGGGCCACATCGCCGGCGTCATCAACCCGCCGGTCGCGCAGAAATATCAATATTGGACCGCCGATGCACCGCAGCCGACGCTGGATGATTTTGTTGCAGCTGCGCGCGAGACCAAGGGCAGTTGGTGGCCCGACTGGGCCGAATGGCTGCGCGGCATCGATTCGCGCGAGGTGGCTGTCCGCGGCGCGCGCAAGCCGGGCGGCGGCAAGCTTCGGGCAATAGAAGATGCGCCCGGACGTTACGTAAAAGCCCGTTAG
- a CDS encoding phasin family protein encodes MAVTPKSARAKPVAKSGSATLSASEALKAAESALGEKPAPKKPAPRKPVAKAAPAKASAPKPVAKKPASVAAAAKAPAAEPAPVADPVAVVAATTAVDAAPEPIVEDVEAVVAPEPVSAPKTKAKTLPATEGTLIMNDILETGKKFAEDTKAKMETAYADLNEKAKAGVEKSTKAMEELSDIAKGNVEALVESGKIAAKGFETLGQEAVDYSRKSFEKATASIKSFSTAKTPTEFFQLQSQFLSSSFDEFTKEAAKSSEAFMKLAGDISQPLTARVTLVTDKVKSLAA; translated from the coding sequence ATGGCCGTTACCCCTAAGTCTGCGCGTGCCAAGCCGGTCGCGAAAAGCGGTTCCGCAACCTTGTCTGCCAGTGAGGCACTCAAGGCGGCTGAGTCCGCCCTGGGTGAAAAGCCCGCGCCCAAAAAGCCTGCCCCGCGCAAACCCGTCGCCAAGGCTGCTCCGGCAAAGGCGTCCGCGCCCAAGCCGGTAGCAAAGAAGCCGGCGTCGGTCGCTGCTGCTGCTAAAGCCCCTGCTGCGGAACCGGCACCCGTTGCCGATCCGGTGGCGGTGGTCGCGGCGACGACGGCGGTGGATGCCGCACCCGAACCGATTGTTGAAGATGTTGAGGCGGTAGTGGCTCCGGAGCCTGTGTCCGCCCCGAAGACCAAAGCGAAGACGCTGCCTGCCACGGAAGGAACATTGATCATGAACGATATCCTCGAAACCGGTAAGAAGTTCGCCGAAGATACCAAGGCCAAGATGGAAACGGCCTATGCCGACCTGAATGAGAAGGCGAAGGCCGGTGTCGAAAAGTCGACCAAGGCGATGGAAGAGCTGAGCGACATCGCCAAGGGCAATGTCGAAGCGCTGGTGGAATCGGGCAAGATCGCGGCCAAGGGCTTCGAGACGCTGGGCCAGGAAGCCGTCGACTACAGCCGCAAGAGCTTCGAGAAGGCGACTGCCTCGATCAAGAGCTTCTCGACCGCCAAGACCCCGACCGAATTCTTCCAGCTGCAGAGCCAGTTCCTGTCGAGCAGCTTCGACGAGTTCACCAAGGAAGCCGCCAAGAGCAGCGAAGCCTTCATGAAGCTGGCCGGCGACATCAGCCAGCCGCTGACCGCGCGCGTGACCCTGGTCACCGACAAGGTGAAGTCGCTCGCCGCCTGA